The window TGGGCGGCAGGATGCCGATGCCCGCATACGCCGCGGTGAACTCCTGCTCCATCCGATACGCCAGCGCCCACCACGGCTCCTCCGGTGTGGCGTTCTGCAGCACCTTGTCGTCGATGTCGGTGACGTTGCGCACGAACGTGACGCGACCGTAGCGGTGCTCGAGCCACCGGCGCAGCAGGTCGAAGCTCAGCGCGGCCCTGACGTGACCGATGTGGGGTCCGGACTGTACCGTCGGTCCGCACACGTACATCGTGATGTTCTCGGAGTCGAGAGGCACGAAGTCGCGCAGCAGCTGTGCGCGGGTGTCGTAGAGGCGGAGGGTCACCGGTCAAGCCTACTCGGCGGGCGCGCGGCGCTCCTGATCGTGTCGCGGATGCGCTCGGCTCAGCGGTGCGGGCCGTCCACCGGCACCACGAGTGCGACGGCCGTGACCGCGATGCCTTCTCCGCGGCCGGAGAAGCCCAGGGCGTCGGTCGTCGTCGCAGTGACCGACACGGGAGCGCCCCCGAGCGCCGCGGACAGCGCGCGCTCCGCCTCGACACGGCGGGCGCTGAATCGCGGACGGTTGCCCTGGAACTGCACGGAGACGTTCCCGATCGAGAAGCCGGCTTCGGCGAGCAGCCGCCGCGTCGCCGACAGGAACACGTCGGCGTGCGCGCCCGCATACTCCGGATGCGCCGTGCCGAAGTGGGTGCCGATGTCACCCAGCCCCGCCGCGCCGAGCAGAGCGTCGACAATGGCGTGCGCGACCGCGTCGCCGTCGGAATGACCCGACAGCGGCTGTTCGCCCGGCCACTCCAGCCCGGCGAGCCACAGGTCGCCCTCGCCGCCGAACGCGTGCACGTCGGTTCCGATGCCCACGCGCGGTAGAGCGCCTGCGCCGCGGTCTCGCCGCGCACCCGTGCTCGGGGGCGCCGTCGCGAGGAGAGCCCTGGCACGCTCGAGGTCGTCGGGAGTGGTGATCTTGAACGATCGCTCCGAACCAGGGACGAGGCGGACCGTGTGACCGGCCGCGGCGAACAGCGCCGCGTCGTCCGTGTACTCCGCGCCCTCCTCGGCGGCACGCGCGTACGCCGCCTCGAGCGCGTCGCGCGGGAAGCCCTGCGGCGTCTGCGCCGCGGCGAGCTCGGAGCGGTCGACGGTGCCGGTCACGACGCCACCGTCCACCCGCTTGAGGGTGTCGACGACGGGAAGCACCGGAAGCGCGGCCGCCTGCGCCGTGACGGCCGCGGCGACCGCATCGATGACGGACGGTGGGGTGAGCGCCCGCGCCGCATCGTGGACGAGCACCGTCGTCACGTCTCCCCAGAGGGCCGCCAACCCCGCGGCGACGGATTCCTGTCGGGTGGCGCCTCCCGTGACCACGCGGCCGAGATCGGCGCGGTCGCCCGCGGCGGCGAGAAGCTCGGTCTGCGCATCGCCCTCGTGCCCGGCGGGCGCGACCACGATGACCTGCAGGGGCTGCGCCGCGAACACCCCGTCGAGGGCGTGGCGCAGGATCGTGCGGTTGTCGATGCCGACGAACGCCTTCGGGGCGCGCGCCTCCAGTCGGGTGCCGGAGCCGGCGGCGACGATGATGATCGCGGTGTGCGGGACGGGAACGATGCTCACGCCTTCACGTTACCGGCGGAGACGACGAAAGGCGGGTGCCGCAGCACCCGCCTTTCGTCGTGAAGAAGTCAGGAGGCGAGGACCTCGTCGAGCAGGGTGCCCGCCTTGTCCTCGTCGATCTTCTCTGCCAGCGCCAGCTCCGAGATGAGGATCTGACGAGCCTTCGCCAGCATCCGCTTCTCGCCGGCGGAAAGCCCGCGGTCCTGGTCGCGACGCCACAGGTCGCGCACGACCTCGCTCACCTTGATGACATCGCCGGAGGCGAGCTTCTCCAGGTTCGCCTTGTAGCGACGGGACCAGTTGGTGGGCTCCTCCGTGAAGGGAGCGCGCAGCACCTCGAACACGTGATCGAGGCCCTCCTTGCCGATCACGTCGCGGACGCCGACCAGGTCGACATTCTCG of the Microbacterium sufflavum genome contains:
- the ispD gene encoding 2-C-methyl-D-erythritol 4-phosphate cytidylyltransferase; its protein translation is MSIVPVPHTAIIIVAAGSGTRLEARAPKAFVGIDNRTILRHALDGVFAAQPLQVIVVAPAGHEGDAQTELLAAAGDRADLGRVVTGGATRQESVAAGLAALWGDVTTVLVHDAARALTPPSVIDAVAAAVTAQAAALPVLPVVDTLKRVDGGVVTGTVDRSELAAAQTPQGFPRDALEAAYARAAEEGAEYTDDAALFAAAGHTVRLVPGSERSFKITTPDDLERARALLATAPPSTGARRDRGAGALPRVGIGTDVHAFGGEGDLWLAGLEWPGEQPLSGHSDGDAVAHAIVDALLGAAGLGDIGTHFGTAHPEYAGAHADVFLSATRRLLAEAGFSIGNVSVQFQGNRPRFSARRVEAERALSAALGGAPVSVTATTTDALGFSGRGEGIAVTAVALVVPVDGPHR
- a CDS encoding CarD family transcriptional regulator; the protein is MLFEVGETVVYPHHGAATIIEVKERVIKGETKKYLKLNVTQGDLIIEVPAENVDLVGVRDVIGKEGLDHVFEVLRAPFTEEPTNWSRRYKANLEKLASGDVIKVSEVVRDLWRRDQDRGLSAGEKRMLAKARQILISELALAEKIDEDKAGTLLDEVLAS